Proteins encoded together in one Microbacterium sp. ABRD28 window:
- the eccCa gene encoding type VII secretion protein EccCa, which yields MTLRVIHRPARLTTPVEPPAEIMLAPPPPLGEGASGFPIQSLLPVVGSLSSITMIVLLRNNPIMVVVGAVILVVALVGGVGMAFSSRGNAARQRRLQRERYLDYLERTRGEVRELADVHREASLALHPAPATLVEVALNPARRWERRPGDADFLRVRIGTADLRAVDVSLPPEQNPVQPFDPVMRESAERMVRLAGLSQGMPAEVDLERGGQVSIVGDRETALQVCRGIAAQIAALHSPDDVHLAAVLPARVRDEWRGFDLLPHVAASDIPAGALAARRIAPSLPELLTLLRDELRDRAAATAAARRAGRRTKPGRLVIFIDEDGGSATALPRIDAAFDLADLGVTVVHIVDDRLKEPSTVSTRITLSGGTATVETPGSGDPAVTDIQPDPVDIALLEVIGRPLAGLRLTRTSSTDSGTVLAPDVTELLGVADVDTIDVGSAWRPRSAGDFLRVPIGIDDRGAPVLLDLKESAQLGMGPHGICIGATGSGKSELLRTLILGLALTHAPDDLSMILVDYKGGAAFAPFAPLPHVAGIIDNLADDPQLTERARASIQGEVVRRQRLLKEAGNAASIGHYRQLRRERDDLPPMPHLFLVIDEFGELLTAEPDFVELLLTIGRIGRSIGVHLLLSSQRIEAGRLRGLDTYLSYRIGLRTFSEAESAVVLDSPDAFHLPAIPGFGYLKVDTSVYTRFRAGYVSGPVPERIERGPEREVAPPVLPLPPYDLRALDPDPGDTAGLDSSQPEVPVTGRTLVQAATERVARGVARTRPVWLPPLPPVLTLGGVLPSSEGEAVAGTLRAPIGLLDDPSRQRQEPWLLDLTRSGGHVSIMGAPQSGRSTFLRTLATALAFTHSPREVSVYGMDLTGGGLARIEPFPHVGGVATRGHRERLGRLLEELTGMLAVRERVFREQNLDSLADMRRQHAAGRLPELPSADVVLLVDGLGAVRTEFEDLEAPIAQLLERGGSFGIHVVVTLSRWNELRMNLQNLVGTRLELKLNDPADSQIARKLSTTLRADEPGRVLTDEKLFAQIALPLLEEAEDDDIGAALERIARESAARWEGPEAAPIRLLPEVLEPAELPDAFDEPDAIPFGIRQDTMQPVALDLATGDPHLLIFGDSRCGKTTTLRGIVQGAIDRYSPEELVVGLLDARGELAADVPDAYLGGHATSGRQGRQLAESIATELEKRAIDRSAPGPRILVVADDFDILAAGGTEPLRPLLPYLASARDLRLNVVVSRPVAGASRAMFDLALQGIRDTGGTALIMSGDRAEGQLLPKLYAEPMIAGRGRLARRGERPTLVQVARFDAGAATQAQPAPTETPVPAGSSAPAENDSGEPGPRRRRRMSDAS from the coding sequence ATGACCCTCCGCGTCATCCACCGCCCCGCGCGCCTCACCACCCCGGTCGAGCCGCCGGCCGAGATCATGCTCGCACCGCCACCGCCCCTCGGCGAAGGGGCTTCGGGCTTTCCCATCCAGTCGCTCCTGCCGGTCGTGGGCAGCCTGTCGTCGATCACGATGATCGTGCTGCTGCGCAACAACCCGATCATGGTCGTCGTCGGCGCGGTCATCCTCGTCGTGGCCCTCGTCGGCGGCGTCGGCATGGCCTTCAGCTCGCGCGGCAACGCCGCGCGCCAGCGCCGACTCCAGCGCGAGCGCTATCTCGACTACCTCGAACGCACCCGCGGCGAGGTGCGCGAGCTCGCCGACGTCCACCGCGAGGCCTCCCTCGCCCTCCACCCGGCCCCCGCGACCCTGGTCGAAGTCGCGCTCAATCCCGCGCGACGCTGGGAGCGCCGGCCGGGCGACGCCGACTTCCTCCGCGTCAGGATCGGCACCGCCGACCTGCGCGCCGTCGATGTCTCGCTGCCGCCGGAACAGAATCCGGTGCAGCCGTTCGACCCGGTGATGCGCGAATCGGCCGAGCGGATGGTACGCCTCGCCGGTCTGTCGCAGGGGATGCCGGCAGAGGTCGACCTCGAGCGGGGCGGCCAGGTCTCGATCGTCGGAGACCGCGAGACGGCCCTCCAGGTCTGCCGCGGGATCGCCGCGCAGATCGCCGCGCTCCACTCGCCCGACGACGTCCACCTCGCCGCCGTCCTCCCCGCGCGCGTGCGCGACGAGTGGCGCGGATTCGATCTGCTGCCGCACGTCGCCGCGAGCGACATCCCCGCCGGCGCCCTCGCCGCACGGCGCATCGCACCGTCGCTGCCGGAGCTCCTCACCCTCCTCCGCGACGAGCTTCGCGACCGCGCCGCCGCCACCGCCGCGGCCCGCCGCGCCGGGCGACGCACCAAGCCGGGTCGTCTCGTCATCTTCATCGACGAGGACGGAGGCTCCGCGACCGCGCTCCCCCGCATCGACGCCGCGTTCGACCTGGCCGACCTCGGTGTGACCGTCGTCCACATCGTCGACGACCGGCTGAAGGAGCCCTCGACGGTCTCCACCCGCATCACCCTTTCGGGCGGGACCGCCACGGTGGAGACGCCGGGAAGCGGCGACCCCGCCGTCACCGATATCCAGCCCGACCCCGTTGACATCGCTCTGCTCGAGGTGATCGGGCGCCCGCTCGCGGGCCTCCGCCTCACCCGCACGAGCTCCACCGACAGCGGCACCGTGCTCGCCCCCGATGTCACCGAGCTGCTCGGGGTCGCCGACGTCGACACGATCGACGTCGGCTCGGCCTGGCGCCCCCGGAGCGCCGGAGACTTCCTGCGCGTGCCGATCGGCATCGACGACCGCGGCGCCCCGGTCCTGCTCGATCTGAAGGAATCGGCGCAGCTCGGCATGGGCCCCCACGGCATCTGCATCGGCGCGACAGGGTCGGGAAAGAGCGAGCTGCTGCGCACGCTCATCCTCGGACTCGCCCTGACCCACGCCCCCGACGATCTGTCGATGATCCTCGTGGACTACAAAGGCGGCGCGGCGTTCGCGCCATTCGCCCCGCTTCCCCACGTCGCCGGCATCATCGACAATCTCGCCGACGATCCGCAGCTGACCGAGCGCGCCCGCGCGAGCATCCAGGGTGAGGTGGTGCGCCGCCAGCGCCTGCTGAAAGAGGCCGGCAACGCGGCATCCATCGGCCACTACCGCCAGCTGCGCCGCGAGCGCGACGATCTGCCGCCGATGCCGCATCTCTTCCTCGTCATCGACGAGTTCGGCGAGCTCCTCACCGCCGAGCCCGACTTCGTCGAGCTGCTCCTCACGATCGGGCGCATCGGTCGATCGATCGGCGTGCACCTGCTGCTCTCGAGCCAGCGCATCGAGGCGGGGCGCCTGCGGGGCCTGGACACCTATCTGTCGTACCGCATCGGCCTGCGCACCTTCAGCGAGGCCGAATCGGCCGTCGTGCTCGACAGCCCCGACGCGTTCCACCTGCCCGCCATCCCCGGGTTCGGCTATCTGAAGGTCGACACCTCGGTGTACACGCGATTCCGCGCGGGTTACGTCTCGGGGCCGGTGCCGGAGCGGATCGAACGCGGCCCCGAGCGTGAGGTCGCGCCGCCGGTGCTGCCGCTCCCGCCCTACGACCTCCGCGCTCTGGACCCCGACCCCGGCGACACCGCCGGGCTCGACAGCTCGCAACCCGAGGTTCCGGTCACCGGGCGCACCCTCGTGCAGGCCGCGACCGAACGCGTCGCCCGCGGGGTCGCCCGCACCCGCCCGGTGTGGCTTCCCCCGCTCCCGCCGGTGCTCACCCTCGGCGGCGTGCTCCCCAGCAGCGAAGGCGAAGCCGTCGCCGGCACCCTGAGGGCACCCATCGGTCTGCTCGATGACCCGAGCCGGCAGCGGCAGGAGCCGTGGCTGCTGGATCTCACCCGCTCGGGCGGTCACGTCTCGATCATGGGCGCCCCGCAGTCGGGGCGCTCGACGTTCCTGCGAACCCTCGCGACCGCGCTCGCCTTCACCCATTCCCCGCGCGAGGTGAGCGTCTACGGCATGGACCTCACCGGCGGCGGGCTCGCGAGGATCGAGCCCTTCCCCCACGTCGGCGGCGTCGCGACCCGGGGACACCGGGAGCGCCTCGGGCGGCTGCTCGAAGAGCTCACCGGCATGCTCGCCGTCCGGGAACGGGTGTTCCGCGAGCAGAACCTCGACTCCCTCGCCGACATGCGCCGCCAGCACGCCGCGGGGCGGCTGCCCGAGCTGCCGAGTGCCGACGTGGTTCTGCTCGTCGATGGCCTCGGAGCCGTCCGCACCGAGTTCGAAGACCTCGAGGCACCCATCGCGCAGCTTCTCGAGAGAGGGGGCAGTTTCGGGATCCACGTCGTGGTGACCCTGTCCCGCTGGAACGAACTGCGGATGAACCTGCAGAACCTCGTCGGCACCCGACTGGAGCTGAAGCTCAACGACCCGGCCGACTCGCAGATCGCACGCAAGCTCTCCACCACCCTCCGGGCCGACGAGCCGGGCCGGGTGCTCACCGACGAGAAGCTCTTCGCCCAGATCGCGCTGCCGCTTCTCGAGGAGGCCGAGGACGATGACATCGGCGCCGCCCTCGAACGCATCGCCCGAGAGAGCGCCGCGCGGTGGGAGGGCCCCGAGGCTGCACCCATCCGGCTGCTTCCCGAGGTGCTCGAGCCCGCCGAGCTTCCCGACGCCTTCGACGAGCCCGATGCGATCCCGTTCGGCATCCGCCAGGACACCATGCAGCCGGTCGCCCTCGACCTCGCCACCGGCGACCCGCACCTGCTCATCTTCGGCGACAGCCGCTGCGGCAAGACCACGACCCTTCGGGGCATCGTCCAGGGCGCGATCGACCGGTACTCGCCCGAGGAGCTCGTCGTCGGTCTTCTCGACGCACGTGGCGAGCTCGCCGCGGACGTGCCCGACGCCTACCTCGGCGGACACGCCACTTCCGGCCGTCAGGGACGTCAGCTGGCGGAGTCGATCGCGACCGAGCTCGAGAAGCGCGCGATCGACCGCTCCGCGCCGGGCCCGCGCATCCTGGTCGTCGCCGACGACTTCGACATCCTCGCCGCCGGGGGCACCGAACCCCTCCGCCCGCTTCTGCCCTACCTCGCGTCGGCGCGTGACCTGCGCCTGAACGTCGTGGTCAGCCGGCCGGTCGCCGGAGCCTCGCGCGCGATGTTCGACCTGGCGCTGCAGGGCATCCGCGACACGGGCGGAACGGCGCTGATCATGTCGGGCGACCGCGCCGAGGGACAGCTGCTCCCCAAGCTCTACGCCGAGCCGATGATCGCCGGCCGGGGGCGCCTCGCCCGCCGCGGCGAGCGGCCGACCCTGGTGCAGGTGGCCCGATTCGATGCCGGTGCCGCCACGCAGGCGCAGCCGGCCCCGACCGAGACACCGGTTCCGGCGGGGTCCTCCGCGCCGGCGGAGAACGACTCCGGCGAACCGGGTCCGCGACGCCGACGGAGGATGTCCGATGCCTCGTAG
- the menC gene encoding o-succinylbenzoate synthase: MPIAQPAASVSLEGFELRVVHLPLVAPFTTSFGTETVREVIIVRALTADGDGWGEIVTGAAPLYSSEYTQGAWDVATRFLVPALLERRRVAPHEVPGLLAPIVGHRMAKAGLELAVLDAALRAETRSLGAFLGAAVDRVPSGVSVGLQRDPAALVDAVGAYLAEGYVRIKIKIKPGRDVADTAAVRDAFGEVPLQVDANSAYTLADIDTVAALDAFDLLLIEQPLQEDDLVDHAVLAEHVRTPICLDESIVSAKAAGDALALAAASVINIKAGRVGGYLEAVRIHDLCVAAGVPVWCGGMLETGIGRAANAALAALPGFTLPGDVSAASRFYDRDIVTEPAVLDDGHVRVPTGPGLGVEIDRAFLDAVTAERVEIRR, translated from the coding sequence ATGCCCATCGCTCAGCCCGCGGCATCCGTCTCCCTCGAGGGGTTCGAGCTGCGCGTGGTGCACCTGCCGCTGGTGGCCCCTTTCACGACCTCGTTCGGCACCGAGACGGTGCGCGAGGTGATCATCGTGCGTGCCCTCACCGCGGACGGCGACGGGTGGGGCGAGATCGTCACGGGGGCGGCGCCGCTGTATTCCAGCGAGTACACCCAGGGCGCGTGGGACGTCGCGACACGCTTCCTCGTGCCGGCCCTCCTCGAGCGACGGCGGGTCGCCCCGCACGAGGTTCCGGGCCTCCTCGCGCCCATCGTCGGACACCGCATGGCCAAAGCCGGTCTCGAACTCGCCGTCCTCGACGCGGCCCTCCGGGCCGAGACGCGCTCGCTGGGCGCGTTCCTGGGAGCCGCGGTCGACCGGGTGCCCTCCGGCGTCTCGGTGGGGCTGCAGCGCGACCCCGCGGCGCTCGTCGACGCGGTCGGCGCCTACCTCGCCGAGGGGTACGTGCGGATCAAGATCAAGATCAAGCCGGGTCGGGATGTCGCTGACACCGCCGCCGTGCGCGACGCGTTCGGCGAGGTGCCGCTGCAGGTCGACGCGAACTCCGCGTACACGCTCGCCGACATCGACACCGTGGCCGCCCTCGACGCCTTCGACCTGCTGCTGATCGAGCAGCCGCTGCAGGAGGACGACCTCGTCGACCACGCCGTGCTGGCCGAGCACGTGCGCACGCCGATCTGTCTGGACGAGTCGATCGTCTCGGCCAAGGCAGCCGGCGACGCGCTCGCGCTGGCGGCGGCGTCGGTGATCAACATCAAGGCGGGCCGGGTCGGCGGGTACCTCGAGGCGGTGCGCATCCACGACCTGTGCGTGGCCGCGGGGGTCCCCGTCTGGTGCGGCGGCATGCTCGAGACCGGCATCGGCCGGGCCGCCAACGCGGCGCTCGCCGCTCTGCCCGGCTTCACCCTGCCCGGCGACGTGTCGGCGGCGAGCCGGTTCTACGACCGTGACATCGTGACCGAGCCCGCGGTCCTCGACGACGGGCATGTGCGGGTGCCGACCGGTCCGGGGCTCGGGGTCGAGATCGACCGCGCTTTCCTCGACGCGGTCACCGCGGAGCGGGTGGAGATCCGGCGGTAG
- a CDS encoding GNAT family N-acetyltransferase, producing the protein MAEASVPTPPGIALRPLDTVEAVHTASAVLSDVWGGDRSGMPPNLLRALAHTGNYAMGLYADEHMVGASVAFFAAPAARSMHSHITGVLPGHQSQGLGRILKQHQREWALARDVGHITWTFDPLVARNAHFNLQVLGTRVTEYLVNHYGAMDDGVNRGDETDRILVSWALAAPPVPTPADDRVVAEVPVPPDIAAIRRDTPAEAAAWRRHVRAALLSHLADGLVIGGFDAPRGYLLVRP; encoded by the coding sequence ATGGCCGAGGCATCCGTTCCCACTCCGCCCGGAATCGCCCTTCGCCCGCTCGACACGGTGGAGGCCGTCCACACCGCCTCGGCGGTGCTCTCCGACGTGTGGGGCGGTGACCGGTCGGGCATGCCGCCGAACCTCCTGCGCGCGCTCGCCCACACCGGCAACTACGCCATGGGCCTCTACGCCGACGAGCACATGGTCGGCGCGTCCGTCGCCTTCTTCGCTGCGCCCGCCGCCCGCTCGATGCACTCGCACATCACCGGCGTCCTGCCCGGCCATCAGAGTCAGGGCCTCGGGCGGATCCTGAAGCAGCATCAGCGCGAGTGGGCGCTCGCACGCGACGTCGGGCACATCACCTGGACCTTCGACCCCCTCGTCGCGCGCAACGCCCACTTCAACCTTCAGGTGCTCGGAACGCGGGTGACGGAATACCTGGTGAACCATTACGGCGCGATGGACGACGGGGTCAACCGGGGCGATGAGACCGACCGGATCCTGGTGTCGTGGGCGCTCGCAGCGCCGCCCGTGCCGACGCCGGCCGACGACCGGGTGGTCGCCGAGGTCCCGGTGCCCCCCGACATCGCCGCGATCCGGCGCGACACCCCGGCCGAGGCGGCCGCCTGGCGGCGGCACGTGCGCGCGGCGCTTCTCTCGCATCTCGCGGACGGCCTCGTGATCGGCGGATTCGACGCTCCACGCGGTTACCTGCTGGTCAGGCCCTGA
- a CDS encoding DUF3237 domain-containing protein gives MLDSMNPPLELRLLARLRVPIKASVVAGAVVGGERRIIPIGAGTVSGPVLFGEVLPLGADWNLRRPDGTETVSARYLLRLTDGTVLSVRNEGVLTPGPGGPEGITALQIEAPVGSPWAWLNDAILVGSLAVIFDGEAVAGVSLEYWITHRRGEEPRE, from the coding sequence ATGCTCGATTCGATGAACCCGCCCCTCGAGCTGCGCCTCCTCGCCCGGCTGCGCGTGCCGATCAAGGCCTCCGTCGTCGCCGGTGCCGTGGTGGGCGGCGAGCGGCGCATCATCCCCATCGGCGCCGGCACCGTGTCGGGCCCCGTCCTCTTCGGCGAGGTGCTCCCGCTCGGCGCGGATTGGAACCTTCGCCGCCCCGACGGCACCGAGACGGTCTCGGCGCGTTACCTGCTGCGCCTCACCGACGGCACGGTGCTGTCGGTGCGGAACGAGGGTGTGCTCACCCCGGGTCCAGGCGGACCCGAGGGCATCACGGCGCTGCAGATCGAGGCGCCGGTCGGCTCGCCGTGGGCGTGGCTGAACGACGCCATCCTCGTCGGCAGCCTCGCGGTCATCTTCGACGGCGAGGCCGTCGCCGGGGTGTCGCTGGAGTACTGGATCACCCATCGACGGGGAGAAGAACCGCGCGAGTAG
- a CDS encoding MFS transporter, with amino-acid sequence MRDRAEDTRKSLSRKPRQGAIVAVLAVAGLASSFMFTLVVPIQSKLPELLDASREDTAWVVTATLLAAAISTPVAGRLGDMYGKRRIVLVLLTLLVIGSVIAALSPGIVGVIVGRALQGAVTGVVPLGISILRDVLHENRVDTAIALISATLGVGGALGLPISALITERSDWHVLFWMSAGLGVIVFILVLWIVPVSTLRTAGRFDYVGAAGMSIGLLGVLLAISRGNEWGWGSPAVLALGLGGLAILVAWGWYELRISEPLLDLRVAARRPVLLTNIASIAMGFSLFASNVVYPQMLELPVATGGFGLSLIAASLVVMPAGLMMMLLSPFSGRLARIFGPRLLLILGAFALIVAYGYTLLFSREVWEILVANILIGVGIGFGYAAMPMLIMRSVPQSETGASNGLNALFRSLGTSTAAAVIGVVLATYVTPFQGVDVPTGTAFQVSFILGGAAAIIALVVALFIPRRHDARERHPALPEHERVTR; translated from the coding sequence GTGCGCGATCGAGCTGAGGACACCCGGAAGAGCCTCAGCCGAAAGCCTCGACAGGGTGCGATCGTCGCCGTGCTCGCGGTCGCGGGCCTGGCGTCATCCTTCATGTTCACCCTCGTGGTGCCCATCCAATCGAAGCTCCCCGAGCTCTTGGACGCCAGCCGCGAAGACACCGCCTGGGTGGTGACCGCGACCCTCCTCGCCGCCGCGATCAGCACCCCCGTGGCGGGGCGCCTGGGCGACATGTACGGCAAGCGCCGCATCGTGCTGGTGCTCCTCACCCTGCTCGTCATCGGTTCGGTCATCGCCGCGCTCTCTCCGGGGATCGTCGGGGTGATCGTCGGGCGCGCCCTTCAGGGGGCGGTGACCGGCGTCGTCCCGCTCGGGATCTCGATCCTCCGCGACGTGCTGCACGAGAACCGCGTCGACACCGCCATCGCGCTCATCAGCGCCACCCTCGGCGTCGGCGGCGCGCTCGGCCTCCCGATCAGCGCCCTCATCACCGAGCGCAGCGACTGGCATGTGCTGTTCTGGATGTCGGCGGGCCTCGGCGTCATCGTGTTCATCCTCGTGCTGTGGATCGTGCCGGTGAGCACACTGCGCACCGCTGGTCGCTTCGACTACGTCGGCGCGGCGGGCATGTCGATCGGACTCCTGGGCGTGCTGCTGGCGATCTCCCGCGGCAACGAGTGGGGCTGGGGTTCCCCCGCCGTTCTCGCGCTCGGGCTCGGAGGGCTCGCCATCCTGGTGGCGTGGGGCTGGTACGAGCTGCGGATCAGCGAACCGCTCCTGGACCTCCGGGTCGCCGCGCGCCGCCCGGTGCTGCTGACCAACATCGCCTCGATCGCGATGGGCTTCTCGCTGTTCGCCTCGAACGTGGTCTACCCGCAGATGCTCGAGCTTCCCGTCGCCACCGGCGGCTTCGGCCTGTCGCTCATCGCCGCGAGCCTCGTGGTCATGCCGGCGGGCCTGATGATGATGCTCCTCTCCCCGTTCTCAGGCCGCTTGGCCCGCATCTTCGGCCCGCGCCTGCTGCTCATCCTCGGCGCGTTCGCCCTCATCGTCGCCTACGGCTACACGCTGCTGTTCTCCCGCGAGGTGTGGGAGATCCTCGTCGCGAACATCCTCATCGGGGTCGGGATCGGCTTCGGGTACGCCGCGATGCCGATGCTCATCATGCGCTCGGTGCCGCAGTCCGAGACCGGCGCCTCGAACGGCCTCAACGCCCTCTTCCGCTCGCTCGGCACGAGCACCGCGGCCGCCGTCATCGGCGTCGTGCTCGCCACCTACGTCACGCCCTTCCAGGGCGTCGACGTGCCGACGGGCACCGCCTTCCAGGTCTCGTTCATCCTCGGCGGCGCCGCCGCGATCATCGCGCTCGTCGTCGCC